The nucleotide window GCGATGCACGAAGTTGCCGTAGTTGGCCAGCAGCTCGTCATTGTTGCGGCGCACGAACTCACCCCACGAGAAGTCGGTGTCGCTGCTCTCCGGCATATTGACCGACAGCAGATAGCGCAGGGGATCGGGCTCGTAGCGCGACAGGAAGTCCGGCGCCCAGATCGCCCACTTGCGGCTGGTGGAGAAGGGCCGGCGCTCCAGCGTCAGGTGCTCGTTGGCCGGCACATCATAGGGCAGGATCAGTTTTGGGTCGTAGCCCATCAGCATCGCCGGCCAGATGATGGTATGGAACGGGATGTTGTCCTTGCCGATGAAGTAGTAGGAGCGCGTCGGCGGTCGGTGCGCCGATTGCGGGCTCCAGAACTCGCGCCAAGCCTCGGGGTCGCCCTGCTCCGCCGCCCACTGTTTGCTCGCGGACAGATAGCCCATGACCGCCTCGAACCAGACGTAGATGCGTTTCGACTCGAAGCCCTCCACCGGCACCGGGATGCCCCATGCCAGGTCGCGGGTGATGGGGCGCGGGCGCAGGCCCTGGTCGAGCAGGTTGGCGGTGAAGTTGCGGACATTCGGTCGCCAGTGAGTCTGTTTGGCCACCCACTCGCGCAGCGGCGGCTCGAACTGGTCGAGGTCGAGGAAGAAGTGCTCGGTGCGGCGGGTCTCCGCCGGGCTGCCGCACCGACGGCAGCGGGGTGTGAGCAAGTCCGCGGGTTCGAGCAATGCCCCGCAGGCCTCGCATTGATCGGCGCGCGAGGTCTCCGCGCTGCAGAAGCGGCAGGTTCCCTGGGCATAACGGTCGGGCAGGAAGAGCTCGTCCCGCGGACAGTAGTAGGCCTCCATGTGCTCGCGGTGCAGGTGGTTGCGCTCCAGCAGCCGCAGGAAAATGTCGTGCGCGACGCGGGCGTGATTCTCGGTCTCGGTGTGGGTGTAGAGGTCCCAGGTAATGCCGAGCCGGTTCCAGGTGTCCACGAAGCTGTCGTGGAAGCGCCCGGCGATTTCCGCAGGAGTCACGCCCTCCTGATCGGCGCGGACGGTGACCGGGGTGCCGTGCATATCGCTGCCCGAGACCATGAGCACGCGGTTGCCGCGGGCGCGGTGGTAGCGGGCGAAGATGTCGGCGGGCAGATAGACCCCCGCGACATGGCCCAGGTGCAGGGGGCCGTTGGCGTAGGGCCAGGCGGCGCCGATGAAGATGGTCTGGGACACGAGGGAATCTAGTTCGTCAGCGGGGGCGGGTTCACCTGCCGGGGGGGCGCGGGGTGGGCATCCTATCCTGGGCGCGCCCCGATTGACCGGGGCGCAAAACGCGACTTCAGGCAAGGTCCCGCCCGGTATGGTGAGACCCGGCTGAATCACGCCTGGGCATGCTGCACCTCTGCCGCTTGCAGCACCTCGTCCCGGAAGTACGGGCTCAGAAACCCCGGCGTGTTCAGATCAACCTTGCGGCCCAGGATCTCCGACAGTTCCGTCTGCATGGAGATGAAGGCAAACCCCGGCACGTGCCCCGGCGCGAACTCCACCAGCACATCCACATCGCTGTCCGGCCCGAAGTCATCGCGCAGCACCGACCCGAACAACGCCAAGCGACGTATGTGATGTCGGCGGCAGAACGCAGCAAGGCGTTCACGGTCTATGGGGATACGTGCGCTCATACCTTCCTACCCGCCTCTGGATGGCTGTGCTCCTACCCCTGGCATGGTTCGTCAACCGGGCCGGGTTTGCCTGCCTCGGGGAGGTCCCCGAGCCGTTGATCAATCGCCCATTGCTTGACGATGCGACGGGCGAGCCAACCCCCCAGCGCCGCGCAGCTATCGGTGGGCAGGTAGTGCCGGATGGCGGCGTCGAAGAGCACGCGCGCGGACGGCGGAATCGCATCCTCGCCCAGCCAGTAAACCACCGCCAGCCACACCCGCGGCAAGACCCGGAAGCGATACCCCGCGTCGCCGGTATTCAGCGCCTCCCCTGCGAGCGCGCGGCACGCCTTGCGCAGCGGCTCCAGGTCATTGCCGAACCGGCGCACCAGCTCGTCGCCGCTGTAGCCCTGG belongs to Armatimonadota bacterium and includes:
- the metG gene encoding methionine--tRNA ligase, which produces MSQTIFIGAAWPYANGPLHLGHVAGVYLPADIFARYHRARGNRVLMVSGSDMHGTPVTVRADQEGVTPAEIAGRFHDSFVDTWNRLGITWDLYTHTETENHARVAHDIFLRLLERNHLHREHMEAYYCPRDELFLPDRYAQGTCRFCSAETSRADQCEACGALLEPADLLTPRCRRCGSPAETRRTEHFFLDLDQFEPPLREWVAKQTHWRPNVRNFTANLLDQGLRPRPITRDLAWGIPVPVEGFESKRIYVWFEAVMGYLSASKQWAAEQGDPEAWREFWSPQSAHRPPTRSYYFIGKDNIPFHTIIWPAMLMGYDPKLILPYDVPANEHLTLERRPFSTSRKWAIWAPDFLSRYEPDPLRYLLSVNMPESSDTDFSWGEFVRRNNDELLANYGNFVHRVLTMTVRNFAGQAPPAGSPGEPEGEMLARVRETFAAVSDELEHCHFRAAIAQAMELARAANRYLDHRAPWHQIKQERAAAATTLYTGLQVISALKTIFYPFLPFSSELVHRMLGAQGQLGKDDWRVAPVPAGRPLAEPRPLFRRLEESVIEEELQRLEERSA
- a CDS encoding nucleotidyltransferase family protein; the encoded protein is MSARIPIDRERLAAFCRRHHIRRLALFGSVLRDDFGPDSDVDVLVEFAPGHVPGFAFISMQTELSEILGRKVDLNTPGFLSPYFRDEVLQAAEVQHAQA
- a CDS encoding DUF3786 domain-containing protein, which gives rise to MNPKREESRSVLERAQEALRRADPEAVAARSGAELEGRDGEAVLVLRLLDQTLHMTHPRLQVTRADGKPCPAWQTHLLTYYLSLADGTQPAGTWVALRDLADGMFYQRAYQGYSGDELVRRFGNDLEPLRKACRALAGEALNTGDAGYRFRVLPRVWLAVVYWLGEDAIPPSARVLFDAAIRHYLPTDSCAALGGWLARRIVKQWAIDQRLGDLPEAGKPGPVDEPCQG